One window of the Rosa rugosa chromosome 3, drRosRugo1.1, whole genome shotgun sequence genome contains the following:
- the LOC133738068 gene encoding aspartate--tRNA ligase, chloroplastic/mitochondrial, giving the protein MSLLRRTFFPLLPLRSKPLPLLSHTLLFLKPSLSKPLPNHTSILSSPISSSASPSSTTPPPPETLTPKPPSPLLWVPRTAFCGQLSADDVGKRFTLCGWVALHRVHGGLTFLNLRDHTGSVQVTTLPDAFPEAHSAVNDLRLEYVVAVEGLVRSRPPDSVNKKMKTGSIEIAAENVQVLNAVRAKLPFLVTTVEDAKDSVKEEIRLRYRCLDLRRQQMQSNIMLRHKVVKLMRRYLEDVHDFVEVETPILSRSTPEGARDYLVPSRVQPGTFYALPQSPQLFKQMLMVSGFDKYYQIARCFRDEDLRADRQPEFTQLDMELAFTPLEDMLRLNEDLIRKVFLEIKGVHLPNPFPRLTYAEAMSRYGSDRPDIRFDLELKDVSDIFSDSTFRVFADALTSGGIIKVLCVPSGAKRYSNTALKKGEIYNQAIKSGAKGLPFLKVLDDGGVEGIPALTSSLDQTKIEQFLSRCSARTGDLILFAVGHQASVHRTLDRLRVFVAHELDLIDDSRHSVLWVTDFPMFEWNDLEQRLEALHHPFTAPNPEDINDLSTARALAYDMVYNGVEIGGGSLRIYKREVQQKVLEIVGISPEEAEVKFGYLLEALDMGAPPHGGIAYGLDRLVMLLAGASSIRDVIAFPKTTTAQCALTRSPSEVDPQQLKDLSFQTR; this is encoded by the exons ATGTCCCTCCTCCGCAGAACCTTCTTCCCTCTCCTCCCTCTCCGCTCTAAACCCCTCCCTCTTCTCTCCCACACCCTCCTCTTCCTTAaaccctctctctctaaaccccTCCCCAACCACACCTCCATTCTCTCCTCCCCAATTTCATCTTCAGCTTCACCTTCTTCCACAACCCCACCTCCCCCAGAAACCCTCACTCCCAAACCCCCATCTCCCCTCCTCTGGGTCCCCCGCACCGCCTTCTGCGGCCAACTCTCCGCCGATGACGTCGGCAAACGCTTCACCCTCTGCGGCTGGGTCGCCCTCCACCGCGTCCACGGCGGCCTCACTTTCCTCAACCTCAGGGACCACACCGGCTCCGTCCAGGTCACCACTCTCCCCGACGCTTTTCCCGAGGCGCATTCCGCCGTAAACGACCTGAGGCTCGAGTACGTCGTCGCCGTTGAAGGCCTCGTCCGGTCTAGACCGCCCGACTCCGTcaacaagaaaatgaaaaccGGCTCAATTGAG ATTGCGGCGGAGAATGTTCAAGTGTTGAATGCAGTGAGGGCAAAGCTGCCATTTTTAGTTACTACTGTGGAGGATGCAAAGGATTCGGTGAAGGAGGAGATTCGGTTAAG GTACCGGTGTCTTGACTTACGCCGGCAGCAAATGCAATCCAACATAATGCTGCGGCACAAGGTGGTGAAACTGATGAGAAGGTATCTAGAGGATGTGCATGATTTCGTGGAG GTTGAGACTCCAATACTCTCTAGATCTACACCCGAAGGAGCCCGAGATTATTTAGTACCCTCGAGAGTTCAG CCAGGGACATTTTATGCTTTGCCTCAAAGTCCGCAACTATTCAAGCAAATGTTGATGGTTTCTGGTTTTGATAAGTATTATCAGATAGCAAG ATGTTTTCGAGATGAAGATTTACGAGCTGATAGGCAGCCTGAGTTTACACAGCTTGATATGGAGCTCGCTTTCACTCCTTTAGAGGACATGCTGAGGCTTAATGAAGATTTGATTAGAAAG GTTTTCTTAGAGATCAAAGGTGTACATCTCCCAAACCCTTTTCCTAGGCTTACGTATGCTGAAGCAATGAGTCGATATGGTTCGGACAGGCCAGATATTAGATTCGATCTTGAGCTGAAAGAT GTATCTGATATTTTCTCAGATTCCACATTCAGGGTTTTTGCTGATGCTTTGACAAGTGGAGGAATTATAAAAGTTTTATGTGTGCCTTCTGGAGCTAAAAGATATTCGAACACAGCTCTAAAGAAGGGAGAAATTTATAATCAAGCAATCAAGTCTGGAGCGAAGGGTTTGCCTTTCCTGAAGGTCTTGGATGATG GTGGAGTTGAGGGAATTCCTGCATTAACATCTAGTTTGGATCAAACAAAGATAGAGCAATTTCTGAGTCGTTGCTCTGCTAGAACAGGGGATCTGATCTTGTTTGCAGTGGGTCATCAGGCATCAGTTCATAGAACCCTAGATCGATTACGGGTCTTTGTTGCCCATGAGCTTGATTTGATTGATGAT TCCAGGCATTCAGTTCTGTGGGTGACTGATTTCCCAATGTTTGAATGGAATGATTTAGAGCAAAGGCTCGAG GCCTTGCACCACCCCTTCACTGCCCCGAACCCTGAAGACATAAATGATCTTTCTACAGCTCGTGCTTTAGCGTATGACATGGTTTACAATGGAGTTGAG ATTGGTGGCGGAAGTCTGAGAATTTATAAACGTGAGGTGCAgcaaaaggttttggaaattgtTGGCATCTCCCCTGAAGAG GCTGAAGTGAAGTTTGGCTATCTTCTTGAGGCATTAGACATGGGTGCCCCTCCACATG GAGGAATCGCCTATGGCTTGGATAGATTGGTCATGTTGTTGGCCGGTGCTAGTTCCATTAGGGATGTCATAGCTTTCCCTAAAACTACAACCGCACAATGTGCCCTTACCAGATCACCGTCTGAGGTGGATCCCCAGCAGCTAAAGGATTTGTCATTTCAGACTCGTTAG